The Corvus moneduloides isolate bCorMon1 chromosome 18, bCorMon1.pri, whole genome shotgun sequence genome window below encodes:
- the MN1 gene encoding transcriptional activator MN1 isoform X1, which produces MFGLEQFEPQNSGRSGGQAERGFGQPGLSMSAHFKAPAFPGGGPAPADPALGALGEPPLLGMNMSLAGDAYGFPGRGPAELHGGGMQPPVHGFFGGQQPHGGPGGAPHPHQHPPHFGGGFGPDPGASCVHGGRLLGYSGALGGQTAFADGYEHMAEGQGGEGFGQQRPGTLPDFQHHGAGAASHAVPAPCLPLDQSPNRAASFHGLPAAGSSEPHGLEPRRLPAQGGVDSLEYNYPGDGPASHFELPVFSPSEPEGQLPHYGGGRQVPAGGSFAGAPALPRAPGMAVAKAHPPQQHGVFFERFGGARKMSASLEPGANARHPLMQQQQPPPPPQPPQQPPGLLARQNSCPPAIPRQQQTEANAPNSNLQDNGPIMQNQHAQFEYPIHRLENRNMHPYTDPVFNMQHPPPQQPPNQRLQHFDAPYVSVAKRPRFDFPSTPGVERCASWGGGMHGPAMESHLSPTAYPGLPGEFTPPAPEAFGGPLPHGGPEHPALAQRQNAALVMKQMASRSQQRLRPPSLQQLGHHGEVGAPGGLPPPAFEREAGGGRSFDPPAPHLAPDSAWFAGPPPPGELLPRRLAAPGLPAEAAPHELGLQPGGPAVLFRPGGTGLGLQEPLRMAGEGPAQALPSPGVHPPFTPTMGGLSQLQSPGSGVALPSAPAERRGPADFAAQPGFPFAAAARQPAAHGAAPALSASPGAYPPPPSEFPPPPPPRPTASKLGALSLGSFSKAASKDNVFGQSCLAALSTACQNMIASLGAPNLNVTFNKKSPAEAKRKLSQAEPDPPPAAPDYFPAGPPVGGGGTGKAAGTAPLLPAESSLSPGYALEPVAGGEGKAGGGRGRGRRKRDSGHVSPGTFFEKFSAAEGGGAGVSPGQPAVPVAAGGPPGAAGAERGGGTPHDKPLTSPSWGKGSELLLAEQPDLMSSLDSGIQSVTKSDGSSPHVDFPDEVSTSYGNEDEVSSSSDNATSKPTRSPLLGGSPKLPRGEHALLNGQKPLALGLLSTSTSTPDSYGLSTTAGAHPGTPSMEQVRTPTSTSAQDEIHPLEILQAQIQLQRQQFSISEDQPLGLKSKKGECAGQNGDSDLGSCCSEGVKGTMSTIDLDSLMAEHNSTWYLPGEKALMEGQEEDKPMAPWEKPKPPNPSKEAHDLPPSKTSAAAAQTGTHLQCLSVHCTDDVGEAKGRTAVPTWRSLHSDISNRFGTFVAALT; this is translated from the coding sequence ATGTTCGGGCTGGAGCAGTTCGAGCCGCAGAACAGCGGCCGGAGCGGCGGGCAGGCGGAGCGGGGCTTCGGCCAGCCCGGACTGAGCATGAGCGCGCACTTCAAGGCGCCGGCCTTCCCCGGCGGCGGCCCAGCGCCGGCGGACCCGGCCCTGGGAGCGCTGGGCGAGCCGCCCCTCCTGGGCATGAACATGAGCCTGGCCGGGGACGCCTACGGCTTCCcgggccgcggccccgccgagcTGCACGGTGGCGGCATGCAGCCGCCGGTGCACGGCTTCTTCGGCGGACAGCAGCCGCacggcggccccggcggcgccCCCCACCCGCACCAGCACCCCCCGCACTTCGGTGGCGGCTTCGGGCCCGACCCCGGTGCCTCCTGCGTGCACGGCGGGCGCCTTCTGGGCTACAGCGGCGCTCTGGGCGGGCAGACGGCGTTCGCCGACGGCTACGAGCACATGGCCGAGGGCCAGGGCGGCGAGGGCTTCGGGCAGCAGCGCCCCGGGACCTTGCCCGATTTCCAGCACCACGGCGCCGGCGCCGCCAGCCACGCCGTGCCGgccccctgcctgcccctcgACCAGTCCCCCAACCGCGCTGCCTCCTTCCACGGGCTGCCGGCGGCCGGCTCCTCCGAGCCCCACGGCCTGGAGCCGCGGCGGCTGCCGGCGCAGGGCGGCGTGGACTCGCTGGAATACAATTACCCTGGCGACGGCCCTGCCAGCCACTTCGAGCTGCCCGTCTTCTCCCCGTCGGAGCCTGAGGGGCAGCTGCCGCACTACGGCGGCGGGCGGCAGGTGCCGGCGGGCGGCAGCTTCGCGGGGGCGCCCGCCCTGCCCCGGGCGCCAGGCATGGCCGTGGCCAAGGCGCACCCGCCGCAGCAGCACGGCGTCTTCTTCGAGCGCTTCGGGGGGGCGCGGAAGATGTCGGCCAGTCTGGAGCCGGGGGCCAACGCCAGGCACCCgctgatgcagcagcagcagccgccaccaccaccacaaccACCGCAGCAGCCGCCGGGCTTGCTGGCCAGACAGAACTCCTGCCCGCCAGCCATCCCTAGgcaacagcaaacagaagcCAACGCTCCCAACTCCAACCTGCAGGACAATGGGCCCATAATGCAGAACCAGCATGCACAGTTTGAATACCCTATTCACAGACTGGAGAACAGGAATATGCATCCCTACACCGACCCCGTGTTTAATATGCAGCACCCTCCTCCGCAACAGCCACCAAATCAAAGACTGCAGCACTTCGATGCCCCCTACGTGAGCGTCGCCAAGAGGCCGCGGTTTGACTTCCCCAGCACTCCTGGCGTCGAGCGCTGCGCCTCCTGGGGCGGCGGCATGCACGGCCCGGCCATGGAGAGTCACCTTTCCCCGACGGCCTACCCTGGCCTGCCGGGCGAGTTCACCCCGCCGGCACCTGAGGCCTTTGGGGGCCCATTGCCACACGGCGGCCCTGAGCACCCGGCACTGGCGCAGCGCCAGAACGCGGCCCTGGTGATGAAGCAGATGGCCTCGCGAAGCCAGCAGCGCCTGCGGCCGCCCagtctgcagcagctggggcatCATGGTGAGGTGGGCGCACCCGGCGGCCTGCCCCCGCCAGCCTTCGAGCGAGAGGCTGGTGGCGGCCGCAGCTTCGATCCACCGGCGCCGCACCTGGCCCCTGACAGTGCCTGGTTCGCAGGGCCACCGCcacctggggagctgctgccgaGGCGCTTGGCAGCGCCCGGGCTGCCAGCTGAGGCAGCCCCCCACGAGCTGGGCCTGCAACCGGGTGGCCCTGCCGTGCTCTTCCGGCCGGGCGGCACTGGGCTGGGGTTGCAGGAACCCTTGCGGATGGCAGGCGAGGGGCCAGCACAGGCCCTGCCATCTCCCGGCGTCCACCCGCCCTTCACACCCACAATGGGTGGCCTCTCGCAGCTGCAGTCACCAGGCAGCGGTGTGGCACTGCCCAGTGCCCCTGCTGAGCGCCGTGGCCCCGCCGACTTCGCCGCTCAGCCTGGCTTTCCCTTTGCGGCGGCAGCGCGGCAGCCGGCGGCCCACGGGGCTGCGCCTGCCCTCAGCGCCTCGCCAGGGGCCTACCCACCACCCCCGTCCGAGTTCCCCCCGCCACCCCCACCACGGCCCACTGCCAGTAAGCTGGGTGCCCTCTCGCTGGGCTCCTTCAGCAAGGCGGCCAGCAAGGACAATGTATTcgggcagagctgcctggctgcccTCTCCACTGCCTGCCAAAACATGATCGCGAGCCTGGGTGCTCCCAACCTCAACGTCACCTTCAACAAGAAGAGCCCGGCCGAGGCCAAGCGCAAGCTCAGCCAGGCCGAGCCCGACCCGCCACCTGCTGCCCCGGACTACTTCCCAGCAGGGCCACCAGTAGGCGGGGGTGGCACTGGCAAAGCGGCGGGTACTGCCCCACTGCTGCCCGCGGAGAGCAGCCTCTCACCCGGCTATGCGCTGGAGCCAGTGGCCGGGGGTGAGGGGAAGGCGGGTGGCGGGCGGGGTCGGGGTCGCCGGAAACGGGACAGCGGGCACGTCAGCCCTGGCACGTTTTTTGAGAAGTTCTCAGCTGCGGAGGGTGGGGGAGCCGGTGTCAGCCCAGGGCAGCCGGCAGTGCCGGTGGCGGCGGGGGGCCCaccgggggctgcgggcgctGAGCGCGGTGGAGGCACCCCTCATGACAAGCCCCTGACCTCACCGTCCTGGGGCAAAGGCAGTGAACTGTTGCTGGCGGAGCAGCCAGACCTGATGTCCTCCCTGGACAGCGGCATCCAGAGCGTGACCAAGTCAGATGGCAGCTCCCCGCACGTGGACTTTCCCGACGAGGTCAGCACCAGCTATGGCAACGAGGACGAGGTGTCCTCCAGCTCTGACAATGCCACCTCCAAGCCCACCCGTAGCCCGCTGCTGGGTGGTTCGCCCAAGCTGCCCCGTGGGGAGCACGCACTTCTCAACGGACAGAAGCCCCTGGCCCTTGGCCTTCTCAGTACGTCTACCTCGACCCCCGACAGCTATGGGCTCAGCACCACGGCGGGCGCTCACCCTGGCACGCCAAGCATGGAGCAGGTGCGGACCCCCACAAGCACCTCGGCCCAGGATGAGATCCACCCCCTGGAGATCCTGCAGGCACAGATCCAGCTCCAGCGGCAGCAGTTCAGCATCTCGGAAGACCAGCCCTTGGGGTTGAAGAGCAAGAAGGGGGAGTGTGCGGGGCAGAATGGGGACAGCgacctgggcagctgctgctcggAGGGTGTCAAGGGCACCATGAGCACCATCGACCTGGACTCCCTGATGGCGGAGCACAACTCCACCTGGTACCTGCCTGGAGAGAAGGCCCTgatggaggggcaggaggaggacaAGCCCATGGCGCCCTGGGAGAAGCCCAAGCCCCCGAACCCCAGCAAAGAAG
- the MN1 gene encoding transcriptional activator MN1 isoform X2, with protein sequence MFGLEQFEPQNSGRSGGQAERGFGQPGLSMSAHFKAPAFPGGGPAPADPALGALGEPPLLGMNMSLAGDAYGFPGRGPAELHGGGMQPPVHGFFGGQQPHGGPGGAPHPHQHPPHFGGGFGPDPGASCVHGGRLLGYSGALGGQTAFADGYEHMAEGQGGEGFGQQRPGTLPDFQHHGAGAASHAVPAPCLPLDQSPNRAASFHGLPAAGSSEPHGLEPRRLPAQGGVDSLEYNYPGDGPASHFELPVFSPSEPEGQLPHYGGGRQVPAGGSFAGAPALPRAPGMAVAKAHPPQQHGVFFERFGGARKMSASLEPGANARHPLMQQQQPPPPPQPPQQPPGLLARQNSCPPAIPRQQQTEANAPNSNLQDNGPIMQNQHAQFEYPIHRLENRNMHPYTDPVFNMQHPPPQQPPNQRLQHFDAPYVSVAKRPRFDFPSTPGVERCASWGGGMHGPAMESHLSPTAYPGLPGEFTPPAPEAFGGPLPHGGPEHPALAQRQNAALVMKQMASRSQQRLRPPSLQQLGHHGEVGAPGGLPPPAFEREAGGGRSFDPPAPHLAPDSAWFAGPPPPGELLPRRLAAPGLPAEAAPHELGLQPGGPAVLFRPGGTGLGLQEPLRMAGEGPAQALPSPGVHPPFTPTMGGLSQLQSPGSGVALPSAPAERRGPADFAAQPGFPFAAAARQPAAHGAAPALSASPGAYPPPPSEFPPPPPPRPTASKLGALSLGSFSKAASKDNVFGQSCLAALSTACQNMIASLGAPNLNVTFNKKSPAEAKRKLSQAEPDPPPAAPDYFPAGPPVGGGGTGKAAGTAPLLPAESSLSPGYALEPVAGGEGKAGGGRGRGRRKRDSGHVSPGTFFEKFSAAEGGGAGVSPGQPAVPVAAGGPPGAAGAERGGGTPHDKPLTSPSWGKGSELLLAEQPDLMSSLDSGIQSVTKSDGSSPHVDFPDEVSTSYGNEDEVSSSSDNATSKPTRSPLLGGSPKLPRGEHALLNGQKPLALGLLSTSTSTPDSYGLSTTAGAHPGTPSMEQVRTPTSTSAQDEIHPLEILQAQIQLQRQQFSISEDQPLGLKSKKGECAGQNGDSDLGSCCSEGVKGTMSTIDLDSLMAEHNSTWYLPGEKALMEGQEEDKPMAPWEKPKPPNPSKEDGGSHLDGAPMQHHTGLAADCLLDAKNHLPLPGWAVPCSELLPWAGSVAAALTCT encoded by the coding sequence ATGTTCGGGCTGGAGCAGTTCGAGCCGCAGAACAGCGGCCGGAGCGGCGGGCAGGCGGAGCGGGGCTTCGGCCAGCCCGGACTGAGCATGAGCGCGCACTTCAAGGCGCCGGCCTTCCCCGGCGGCGGCCCAGCGCCGGCGGACCCGGCCCTGGGAGCGCTGGGCGAGCCGCCCCTCCTGGGCATGAACATGAGCCTGGCCGGGGACGCCTACGGCTTCCcgggccgcggccccgccgagcTGCACGGTGGCGGCATGCAGCCGCCGGTGCACGGCTTCTTCGGCGGACAGCAGCCGCacggcggccccggcggcgccCCCCACCCGCACCAGCACCCCCCGCACTTCGGTGGCGGCTTCGGGCCCGACCCCGGTGCCTCCTGCGTGCACGGCGGGCGCCTTCTGGGCTACAGCGGCGCTCTGGGCGGGCAGACGGCGTTCGCCGACGGCTACGAGCACATGGCCGAGGGCCAGGGCGGCGAGGGCTTCGGGCAGCAGCGCCCCGGGACCTTGCCCGATTTCCAGCACCACGGCGCCGGCGCCGCCAGCCACGCCGTGCCGgccccctgcctgcccctcgACCAGTCCCCCAACCGCGCTGCCTCCTTCCACGGGCTGCCGGCGGCCGGCTCCTCCGAGCCCCACGGCCTGGAGCCGCGGCGGCTGCCGGCGCAGGGCGGCGTGGACTCGCTGGAATACAATTACCCTGGCGACGGCCCTGCCAGCCACTTCGAGCTGCCCGTCTTCTCCCCGTCGGAGCCTGAGGGGCAGCTGCCGCACTACGGCGGCGGGCGGCAGGTGCCGGCGGGCGGCAGCTTCGCGGGGGCGCCCGCCCTGCCCCGGGCGCCAGGCATGGCCGTGGCCAAGGCGCACCCGCCGCAGCAGCACGGCGTCTTCTTCGAGCGCTTCGGGGGGGCGCGGAAGATGTCGGCCAGTCTGGAGCCGGGGGCCAACGCCAGGCACCCgctgatgcagcagcagcagccgccaccaccaccacaaccACCGCAGCAGCCGCCGGGCTTGCTGGCCAGACAGAACTCCTGCCCGCCAGCCATCCCTAGgcaacagcaaacagaagcCAACGCTCCCAACTCCAACCTGCAGGACAATGGGCCCATAATGCAGAACCAGCATGCACAGTTTGAATACCCTATTCACAGACTGGAGAACAGGAATATGCATCCCTACACCGACCCCGTGTTTAATATGCAGCACCCTCCTCCGCAACAGCCACCAAATCAAAGACTGCAGCACTTCGATGCCCCCTACGTGAGCGTCGCCAAGAGGCCGCGGTTTGACTTCCCCAGCACTCCTGGCGTCGAGCGCTGCGCCTCCTGGGGCGGCGGCATGCACGGCCCGGCCATGGAGAGTCACCTTTCCCCGACGGCCTACCCTGGCCTGCCGGGCGAGTTCACCCCGCCGGCACCTGAGGCCTTTGGGGGCCCATTGCCACACGGCGGCCCTGAGCACCCGGCACTGGCGCAGCGCCAGAACGCGGCCCTGGTGATGAAGCAGATGGCCTCGCGAAGCCAGCAGCGCCTGCGGCCGCCCagtctgcagcagctggggcatCATGGTGAGGTGGGCGCACCCGGCGGCCTGCCCCCGCCAGCCTTCGAGCGAGAGGCTGGTGGCGGCCGCAGCTTCGATCCACCGGCGCCGCACCTGGCCCCTGACAGTGCCTGGTTCGCAGGGCCACCGCcacctggggagctgctgccgaGGCGCTTGGCAGCGCCCGGGCTGCCAGCTGAGGCAGCCCCCCACGAGCTGGGCCTGCAACCGGGTGGCCCTGCCGTGCTCTTCCGGCCGGGCGGCACTGGGCTGGGGTTGCAGGAACCCTTGCGGATGGCAGGCGAGGGGCCAGCACAGGCCCTGCCATCTCCCGGCGTCCACCCGCCCTTCACACCCACAATGGGTGGCCTCTCGCAGCTGCAGTCACCAGGCAGCGGTGTGGCACTGCCCAGTGCCCCTGCTGAGCGCCGTGGCCCCGCCGACTTCGCCGCTCAGCCTGGCTTTCCCTTTGCGGCGGCAGCGCGGCAGCCGGCGGCCCACGGGGCTGCGCCTGCCCTCAGCGCCTCGCCAGGGGCCTACCCACCACCCCCGTCCGAGTTCCCCCCGCCACCCCCACCACGGCCCACTGCCAGTAAGCTGGGTGCCCTCTCGCTGGGCTCCTTCAGCAAGGCGGCCAGCAAGGACAATGTATTcgggcagagctgcctggctgcccTCTCCACTGCCTGCCAAAACATGATCGCGAGCCTGGGTGCTCCCAACCTCAACGTCACCTTCAACAAGAAGAGCCCGGCCGAGGCCAAGCGCAAGCTCAGCCAGGCCGAGCCCGACCCGCCACCTGCTGCCCCGGACTACTTCCCAGCAGGGCCACCAGTAGGCGGGGGTGGCACTGGCAAAGCGGCGGGTACTGCCCCACTGCTGCCCGCGGAGAGCAGCCTCTCACCCGGCTATGCGCTGGAGCCAGTGGCCGGGGGTGAGGGGAAGGCGGGTGGCGGGCGGGGTCGGGGTCGCCGGAAACGGGACAGCGGGCACGTCAGCCCTGGCACGTTTTTTGAGAAGTTCTCAGCTGCGGAGGGTGGGGGAGCCGGTGTCAGCCCAGGGCAGCCGGCAGTGCCGGTGGCGGCGGGGGGCCCaccgggggctgcgggcgctGAGCGCGGTGGAGGCACCCCTCATGACAAGCCCCTGACCTCACCGTCCTGGGGCAAAGGCAGTGAACTGTTGCTGGCGGAGCAGCCAGACCTGATGTCCTCCCTGGACAGCGGCATCCAGAGCGTGACCAAGTCAGATGGCAGCTCCCCGCACGTGGACTTTCCCGACGAGGTCAGCACCAGCTATGGCAACGAGGACGAGGTGTCCTCCAGCTCTGACAATGCCACCTCCAAGCCCACCCGTAGCCCGCTGCTGGGTGGTTCGCCCAAGCTGCCCCGTGGGGAGCACGCACTTCTCAACGGACAGAAGCCCCTGGCCCTTGGCCTTCTCAGTACGTCTACCTCGACCCCCGACAGCTATGGGCTCAGCACCACGGCGGGCGCTCACCCTGGCACGCCAAGCATGGAGCAGGTGCGGACCCCCACAAGCACCTCGGCCCAGGATGAGATCCACCCCCTGGAGATCCTGCAGGCACAGATCCAGCTCCAGCGGCAGCAGTTCAGCATCTCGGAAGACCAGCCCTTGGGGTTGAAGAGCAAGAAGGGGGAGTGTGCGGGGCAGAATGGGGACAGCgacctgggcagctgctgctcggAGGGTGTCAAGGGCACCATGAGCACCATCGACCTGGACTCCCTGATGGCGGAGCACAACTCCACCTGGTACCTGCCTGGAGAGAAGGCCCTgatggaggggcaggaggaggacaAGCCCATGGCGCCCTGGGAGAAGCCCAAGCCCCCGAACCCCAGCAAAGAAG